In one Myxosarcina sp. GI1 genomic region, the following are encoded:
- a CDS encoding FHA domain-containing protein — protein MTDPKSKLNLVKFNRDDALQGRHILIVESSESKRAVSLNVSVFSIGRHPQNNLPINDKMVSRHHATIAWMRYIDDRERSHYAFWIIDGKGKRKRSSNGIFINGKRQTLHKLNSGDVISLGNNIKITYQYIPHNPENDKVLQYWDREKTHYTPVRDTNYKDTMVLDNSEIEETVLSDNYYDS, from the coding sequence ATGACCGATCCAAAATCCAAGCTAAATTTAGTAAAATTTAATCGAGACGATGCACTACAAGGAAGACACATTTTAATCGTTGAATCTTCAGAGTCAAAAAGAGCCGTTTCTCTAAACGTTAGTGTTTTTTCTATCGGTCGGCATCCTCAAAATAATTTACCAATTAACGATAAAATGGTGTCTCGCCATCATGCTACTATCGCTTGGATGAGATATATAGACGATCGCGAACGCAGTCATTATGCTTTTTGGATTATTGATGGTAAAGGTAAAAGAAAAAGAAGCAGTAATGGAATTTTTATCAACGGCAAAAGACAAACTTTACACAAACTGAATTCTGGTGATGTGATTAGTTTGGGAAACAATATTAAAATAACCTATCAGTATATTCCTCATAATCCCGAAAACGATAAAGTCTTGCAGTACTGGGATCGGGAAAAAACACACTATACTCCCGTACGAGATACCAATTATAAAGATACGATGGTGTTAGATAATTCAGAAATTGAAGAAACAGTGCTATCTGATAATTATTACGATTCTTAA
- the hemF gene encoding oxygen-dependent coproporphyrinogen oxidase — MTALNTDSKDTAKPSTPPDDSQKRVSQFMQQLQDEICTALEEADGKGKFKEDSWEREEGGGGRSRVLQGGNILEQGGVNFSEVWGSKLPPSILKQRPEAEGHGFYATGTSMVLHPHSPYIPTVHLNYRYFEAGPVWWFGGGADLTPYYPFAEDAAHFHRTFKAACDQHHLEYYPVFKRWCDEYFYLKHRQETRGVGGLFFDYQDGTGELYRGFNPNGKAAEYSHKLGEVKHRDWSDLFSFIQDCGRAFLPAYLPIIEKRHNIEYGERERNFQLYRRGRYVEFNLVYDRGTIFGLQTNGRTESILMSLPPLVRWEYSYQPEPNTPEAELYDTFLKPQDWANWQSA; from the coding sequence ATGACAGCTTTAAATACCGACTCGAAAGATACCGCTAAACCTTCAACGCCGCCTGATGACTCTCAAAAAAGAGTTAGTCAGTTCATGCAACAGCTACAGGATGAAATTTGTACTGCACTAGAAGAAGCAGACGGCAAAGGAAAGTTTAAAGAAGATAGCTGGGAAAGAGAAGAAGGTGGCGGCGGGCGATCGCGAGTATTACAAGGGGGTAATATATTAGAACAGGGAGGCGTTAATTTTTCCGAAGTATGGGGCAGTAAATTACCACCTTCGATTTTAAAGCAGCGTCCCGAAGCTGAAGGGCATGGTTTCTACGCTACGGGTACATCAATGGTACTCCATCCCCATAGTCCCTATATTCCTACCGTACACCTCAACTATCGTTATTTTGAAGCTGGTCCTGTCTGGTGGTTTGGTGGTGGTGCCGATTTAACTCCTTACTATCCCTTTGCTGAAGATGCGGCACACTTTCACCGCACTTTTAAAGCTGCTTGCGACCAACATCATCTAGAATACTATCCCGTCTTCAAACGCTGGTGCGATGAATATTTTTATCTCAAACATCGTCAAGAAACTAGAGGTGTAGGCGGACTGTTTTTTGACTATCAAGACGGTACGGGAGAATTATATCGCGGCTTCAATCCTAATGGTAAAGCAGCAGAATACAGCCACAAACTAGGTGAGGTTAAGCATCGCGATTGGTCGGATTTATTTAGTTTTATCCAAGATTGCGGGCGGGCTTTTTTACCCGCATACTTACCAATAATCGAAAAGCGGCACAATATAGAGTATGGCGAGAGAGAACGCAATTTTCAACTCTATCGTCGCGGACGCTATGTAGAATTCAACCTTGTCTACGATCGCGGTACTATTTTTGGTCTACAAACCAATGGACGCACCGAGTCAATTTTAATGTCTCTACCGCCGTTAGTTCGTTGGGAATACAGCTATCAGCCAGAACCTAACACTCCCGAAGCCGAACTGTACGACACCTTTCTCAAGCCTCAAGATTGGGCAAATTGGCAATCTGCTTGA
- a CDS encoding OB-fold nucleic acid binding domain-containing protein, protein MVKIVSRKSLGKQPVYDLGVAKDHNFLLANGTVASNCFNKSHSTAYAYVTYQTAYLKANYPVEYMAALLTASSGIQDKVDKYRENCQKMGIVVEPPDINRSEADFLPLSDKSLLFGLSAVKNLGQGAIENILKSREEGEFKSLANFCDRVELNKVNRRALETLIYCGAFDRIDSNRRQLIQDLDVVIAWAQKRTKERDSGQMNLFDMLGDNLTGDRTDRSFEQAPSTPAVEDFPLQEKLRLEKEHIGFYLSDHPLKSAYQAAQILSPIQLNNLTEQNSRQKVSAVVMLNAVKTITTKKGDPMAFLQMEDITGEAEGTVFPSTYEKLAPILQENNRLIVWGKVQKREERYQIIIDDAEPIEKVKMILFEITPEQASDKSKQVYLKQILQESQDTSKLKIPVVAVIGKGKNRQFVRFGQKFWIHDESQTINNLQKLGFRVYSQPLLSS, encoded by the coding sequence ATGGTAAAAATCGTCAGTCGCAAATCTTTGGGCAAGCAACCAGTTTACGATCTTGGTGTAGCTAAAGATCATAACTTTTTACTGGCTAACGGTACGGTTGCCTCTAACTGCTTCAATAAATCTCACTCTACAGCTTATGCTTACGTTACCTATCAAACGGCATATTTAAAAGCTAACTATCCCGTAGAATACATGGCGGCATTACTGACTGCTAGTAGTGGTATTCAGGATAAAGTAGACAAATATCGGGAAAACTGCCAAAAAATGGGTATTGTGGTCGAACCACCCGATATCAATCGTTCTGAAGCAGATTTTTTACCTTTGAGTGATAAAAGCTTGTTGTTTGGTCTATCTGCTGTCAAAAATTTAGGTCAGGGAGCGATCGAAAATATACTGAAATCTAGAGAAGAAGGAGAATTTAAATCTCTCGCTAATTTTTGCGATCGCGTCGAGTTAAATAAAGTCAATCGCCGCGCTTTGGAAACTCTAATCTACTGTGGTGCGTTTGACAGGATCGACTCTAACCGCCGTCAGTTAATTCAAGATCTTGACGTAGTAATAGCCTGGGCGCAAAAACGTACTAAAGAAAGAGATAGCGGTCAGATGAATTTATTCGATATGCTAGGTGATAATCTTACAGGCGATCGCACCGATCGATCTTTCGAGCAAGCCCCCAGCACTCCAGCAGTAGAAGATTTCCCTCTGCAAGAAAAGCTACGGTTGGAAAAAGAACACATTGGTTTTTATCTTAGCGATCACCCCCTCAAATCAGCATATCAAGCCGCTCAGATTCTTTCACCCATTCAGCTAAACAATTTAACCGAACAAAATTCTCGACAAAAAGTCAGTGCGGTAGTAATGCTCAACGCTGTCAAAACCATTACTACTAAAAAAGGCGATCCGATGGCTTTTTTGCAAATGGAAGATATTACAGGCGAAGCAGAAGGAACCGTATTTCCCAGCACTTACGAAAAGTTGGCTCCCATTTTACAAGAAAATAACCGCCTGATTGTTTGGGGTAAAGTACAGAAACGTGAAGAACGCTATCAGATAATCATTGATGATGCCGAACCCATAGAAAAAGTCAAAATGATTCTGTTTGAAATTACCCCCGAACAAGCCTCGGACAAAAGCAAACAGGTTTATCTCAAGCAGATTTTACAAGAATCTCAAGATACAAGTAAATTAAAAATTCCTGTAGTTGCCGTTATTGGTAAAGGTAAAAATCGCCAATTCGTTCGTTTCGGACAAAAATTTTGGATACACGATGAAAGTCAAACAATTAATAATCTACAAAAATTAGGGTTTAGAGTTTATAGTCAACCATTGCTTTCTAGTTAA